The DNA segment AAACAGCTCGACGTGGCCGGCTTGGCGACTCAAAGGCTTGCGCACACCACGAGCCACCGCCCGCAATTTGCCCCGATCTGGGGTGAAGAACACGATGATGCGATCGGCCTCGCCTAAGTTGTGCCGCCCCAGGACTATACCGCTGGTTTTATACGTCGCCACATTAGCTGGCCAGCGTGCGCATGACCTTTTCCACCACCTCGTCTGGGGTGTGGTGAGATTTGATCAAATAATCATTAACGCCCAGGGCCCCGGCCAACTCTTGGTTCATATCAACTTCGGCTTCACCCAGATTGGTTAACAAAATGACCGGAATGTTGCGCAAGTTGGAGCGTTTTTTAATTTCCTTTAAGACATGGAAGCCGTTTAGTTTGGGCATCAAAATATCGAGTAGGATTAGGTGGGGCAGATAATTTTCCAACAGTTTCAAGCATTCCTCCCCGTTGGTTGCGACCATAATCTCGTGGCCCTCCAGCTCGAACTTGGCCTGATACATCTCCACCAAAATGGCGTCGTCTTCGACTAACATTATCTTTGCCATATATCCCCCATTATACCCTATGACTTCAGCAGCGGCAGCTGTTTTGCGATTGGCAATGAAAAACTAAACTTCGATCCCTTACCCTCACGGCTGGTTACCCAAATCCGGCCGCCATGCGATTCCACTAAGTTTTTAACAATAAATAAGCCCAAACCGGTGCCGCCAGCCTTGACGCTCAACGGATTGTAAACCCGGCCAAATTTCTGGAATAAGCGATCAACTTGGGCGGCTGAGACCCCTACCCCACTATCGGCCACGCTGGTGATCAGCTCATCACCCTGGACCTTGAAATCAATAATGACCTCACTTTTGGGCATGGAATATTTGATCGCATTATCAACTAGATTGACCAGGATTTGGCGCAAGCGATTTTCATCGGCCAGCACTAGGGGCAAGCGATTACGCCTGGTAACTCTAAGCATAATCTGGCGCTCAAAGCCTTTACTGGCGAGTTCGGTCACAACTTCGCTAATAATAGCTTCGATCGAAATTGGCCTGGGGCTTAAAATAATTTTGCCACTTTCGATGTAGCTGGCATCCAAGAGGTCTTCAACCAAGTTAATCATCCGCTGGTTACTTTGATAGACCCGGTTCAAAAAGTGAAACTGTTTGTCGTTCAGATCACCAAAGTCTTTTTTCAGCAACATACTTAGGAACCCCTTGATGGCCGACAGCGGCGTGCGCAGTTCATGCGACACAATCGAAATAAAATCGCTCTTGATTTCTTCGATCTCGCGGTCTCTTTGGGCATTCCGAATAATGGCGACTCCACCGGTCACCCGGCCAGCCGCATCAAAAACCGGCGAAAAACTAATTTCGGTCCAGACGTTCTCCCCGACCTTAGTTTTGATCAGATGCTCACTTTTAGTGATAGTTTTGCCATCGCTTAAGACTTGGGACATTGGAATAGTCACATAGCTAGACTGCCCGCCGTCAACCGAAACGGCTCGAATAATACGATCAAAAGACTGGCCAACCGATTCATTGACGCTAAAACCGGTTAGTTCTGAAGCCGCTGGGTTAAATCCAACGATCCGAGAGGCCGCATCAAAAATCACAATACCCTCATCAGTAAAGGTAAAGACGGCTTCCCAACGTTCACGCCGCGAGTTAACGTCGTTATATAAGTTGGCGTTTTCGGTTAGCACGGCCAAGCGGCTGGCCACCAATTTAAGCAGGCGTGAATCATGCGAGCCATAGGGGTTTGAGCGACCACTAACGATAATTACTCCTAGAACCTTCGAATGATATTGAACCGGCACCACGATCTGGGGCGGCTCCTTGGCTAGCACGACTTCGCTTTTGACGAAGGCTTGAGCGATCGGATGAATATCGCTCAGACGCAAGCTGGCCGGATGCCCCATGCTTTGATCAAGTGTAGCAATCCGAGCCAGCAGCTGCTGATCGGGCTGGTAGCTATAAATACTAACCATGGGTGAATCGAGCAGGACCCGGATCTTGCTTAAATACAGCGGGTACGACTGGTCCATCGAGAGCCCAACCACCGGACTCAGGTCTGAGAGTTCCGTCAATTCCCGCAGGTGGCGCTGGGCCTTAGTAGCCATGGCATTGGCCTCAACAGTTTTTTCGATTAATGGCGTGATGTCGCGGGCCACACAGAAGATGCCGAGGTAGGCACCACCCCTAATAATTGGGTTGAGCGAAATCTGAATGTGGTGCTGGCCGTCAGCGGTATCGGCATAGAGCAAAGGGCTGGCACCTTGGTGCAGTTTAATAAAAGTCTCTCTGGGCTCGCGATCAAAGACCAAACCGCCAGCTGTTACCATGACGGTATTAGCCGCCTGTCCTCGTTCGCGGCCATCAAATTCAAACAGGTCTTGCCACAGTTGGTTGAAGTCAACGATCTTGCCATGATCGTCGATAACCATGAAACTTTCGCTGACATACTCTTTGATAACCTGCTCAAGCTTAAGGGCAGGCGGTGCTGAGGTGCGGCCAGTTTTTGCACTCTTTGGCATGCAGCTAAACCTTTACTAAGCCCACCTTAGCATGCAGGTTAGGGCCGTCTCAAGCGTAAGCGCCAGCGCTTAATTCAATTCATAATAGTAGATACCGCGGGCCACCTTGGCCGCTTTGAGTCCTGGAATTTCAAAGGTATACGATAAGACTTTTAGTGGTCGTTCGGCCTCATCTAGAGTTCGAGCGAAACGCTCCATCTGGTGCCCGATTAGAAATATGTAAATGCAATCAACCTTCGGCCAGGCTCCGTGCCAGTAGTTCCCCCACTTGATGCGAGCCCGACCCCGGTAAGGCCTAAGCCTCAGCCAAGCTACCAACCAAAGCAAGGGATTTATTTCAATGCCAGTCGCATTTATGCCCCGCTTGGCGGCGGCTAGTAACAGTTCGCCACTGCCCGCCCCCAGGTCCAGTAAACTATCGCCTGGCTGGAGTTGGGCTAAATCCAGGGCTGCCCGGGCCGTCGGCTTAAGGGTTGGCAAATACGGTGCGCCCATAATGCCCCCAATCGCAAACATGATCGCAACCACCAAAAGGCCAGCCAAAACTAGCATCTAAAATAGTTTGGAGTCGGCGGAGTTAGTTGGTTCTTCGTCAGGTTGCGGTGCATCATACTTGGCCTTGATTTTTTCGACCCGATTTTCGACCTGATCCAAATGAGTCCGCAGTTTTTCGGCTAGCTCCATGCCCCGTTCAAATTTCTTGAGGCCTTCATCTAAATCCACTTGCTCACTCTCAAACCAAGTCGTAATGGCCTCGAGTTCCGTGAGTCCTGCCCCAAAATCAAAGTTGTCGGATGGTTTAGTCAACTTTTGCCCCCAAGCTACCTTTGGCCAATTGTATCATGAGCGGATCTCCAGCCTTCAGACCAGCTGGTCCTTTGATGATGCGCTGACCATGACGAACTATTGCATAGCCGCGAGCCAGCGTGGCCGTCGGGTTATAGCCAGTTAATAAGCGACTCAGTGCATCGACATTTTGCCGCTGCTCTCGCATATGATTTTGAGCCGTTTGCAAGCCGCGGCCCAGCTGATTAACTAAACCAGTTAGTAACTGCCGTGGCCGATCGATAAAACGCTCCAAGCGTAATTGCGATCGGTCTAAGAGCTGAATCATGGCTTCGAGATGTTGATTAAAATGCAGGCGGTTGGCTTGATTCAAATGATTAATTTTCGCTAAAATCTCCCGCCGATCGGGCACAACTAGCCTAGCCGCGTCGGTCGGTGTGGCGGCCCGCAGATCAGCCGCTAGATCAGCAAGGCCCACGTCGACTTCGTGCCCCACACCCACAATGGTTGGCGTGCGGCTAGCAGCGACGGCCCGTACCACCGGCTCAGTACTAAAGGCCGCTAGATCCTCCAAGCTGCCGCCCCCGCGAATGACCACAATCACATCGAGCGGGTCTGAGAGTTGGTTTAAGTGGGTCAAAGCCGCCACCACACTATCTGGAGCCGACTTGCCCTGCACCGTAACATCGGCTAAGACTATGTCTAACCCACCCCAACGGGCCCCCAGCACTTTAATAAAATCAGCGTAGGCTGCTGACCCAGCTGAGGTCACTAGCCCAATTCGCTTGGGAAAGTTTGGCAAGGGCCGTTTGCGAGCTGGTTCAAACAGCCCTTCAGCCTCTAACTTGGCTTTGAGTAATTCGAGAGCGCGCTTGAGCTCGCCTTCACCGGCCAGCTCAACCTCTTTGACTGTGAAGCTAAATTTACCCCAATTTAGCAGCTTCGGGCTGCCTGTCACCCTAATACTCATACCATCTTCAATTGGCACTTTAAGGCTAAAAACCGGGGTAAAACAGGGCAAAGTCGCCGTCTCGTCCTTTAGATCAAAGAAGGCCCATTTGCCCTGATTGACCTTGTAACCAGAGACTTCGCCCTCGATCGTCACCGCAGGATATGCAAACCCAAGGGTCTCATTTAGGATAGCAATAAAGGCGCTGACTGAGATACTTACTTCCATCTATAGAGTCTTCCGATAATAGTAATACCCAACCGGCAGGAAAATGATGGCATTTAGGACCCGATAGACCAAAACTCCTGCAAAACTAACATCAAAGGGCACCCCCAGGGCCACTAATGACCCAATCATGGTGGCTTCATAAACCCCGGCCCCACCAGTAATTGGCGAAATTAGGCTAACGATGTTGGCTAGCGTGTAGGCTGTTACCATGACGCCCGGGTTTAGGGCCTGGCCGAAGGCCAAAAAAACCACATAAACGGTGGCTACTTCGGCCACGTTTGCACCCAAGCTATACAAAAACGGCAGGCGCCAATGACCGCGCTGTTCTCCCAACACTTCATAACCATGATAAAACTCATCGAAGAAATGTTCGCTTTGAGCTTCACTGATGACGCTGCCACGGTGGCGAAAGACGGCTCTAGCGGTCCGATTAATGAAGCCAACGATGGCCCGGCCCACCCGCTCAACTTTTTTGCGATCAGCAATTATAACGATAATGACCAGACTAAAAATCAGAATTCCCAGGACCAGCAGCATCATGAAGCGAACTGAACCTTGATCGAGCTGGCCGGTCAAAAAGAGCAGGAGGAAGCCTAAGGCTAGCACCACCAGAAATGATCCGACGGTAAAGCCGTAGCTGAGCAATTGTGATAGCGTTGTTTTCCCAGGTGGGACTTGATCGCTAAGGCTATTAGATAGATACGATGCCCCTACAATCCCACCGGAGGGAAAGGCCTGGTTCACAAAGTTTAAGGCCATGGCTCGCTCTAGTAACGGTCGAGTAGCCAAATAATAACCAAAGATCGCAAAAAAGCTTTGATAGTATTTAGCATTAAACCAATAGCTCAGTACTTGCATCGGTATAAGCAGTAACAAAATATACCAATTAGCCCCGCGTAATAGATGCGGCACCTGGCCGATCTTGGCTCGACTCAAAAATATTAAGCTGGCTAAGGCAAGTAATCCAACCCACTGCAGGATGCGTCGAAAGGTCATGCACAGATTATACCAAAAGCGGATTTGATATGATTAACCAATGAAGGTTGTAAATAATATTGCAATGGCAGTCTTTGGGCTAGTCCTGACTTTAATCAGCGTCCTAACCTTTGCATCTGCCAGTAGCCTGGTTGAGGCCAGCCGTGGTTGGGGGGCCTTGTTCGGGCTAAACTTCTTTGTGGTTGCTCTAATCGGTTTTGTTATCTTACTTGATATTATGTATCTGGCCGTACTAATGCACATTTTGGCTGCTAGAAGAGTCAAATAGCATGCGTTATCTGGCAATCTTAGGTCGACAACCCGCCATTAGTCTAGCTGAGCTTGAATCGGCCTTGGGCGCAGAATCGGTTGAACCGTTCGGTGGGCAGGCTCTGCTGGCTAAACTACCCAATATCAACCGGCTGGGCGGCACCATCAAACTAGCGGAAGTGATTTATGAAACTAAAAGCTCTAACTCCGATTTGGTGGCCTTTCTTGCAACCAACCTAAAACTACCAGCCAGCGGCAAAGTCACCATTGGCTTGAGCTTCTATGGCCAGATCAGAACCCAACCGACCAAATTCGGGATGGAGCTCAAACGACACCTCAAAACCTCAGACCGCTCGATTCGCTTAC comes from the Candidatus Saccharimonadales bacterium genome and includes:
- a CDS encoding response regulator, with product MAKIMLVEDDAILVEMYQAKFELEGHEIMVATNGEECLKLLENYLPHLILLDILMPKLNGFHVLKEIKKRSNLRNIPVILLTNLGEAEVDMNQELAGALGVNDYLIKSHHTPDEVVEKVMRTLAS
- the xseB gene encoding exodeoxyribonuclease VII small subunit, translating into MTKPSDNFDFGAGLTELEAITTWFESEQVDLDEGLKKFERGMELAEKLRTHLDQVENRVEKIKAKYDAPQPDEEPTNSADSKLF
- a CDS encoding ATP-binding protein, with the translated sequence MPKSAKTGRTSAPPALKLEQVIKEYVSESFMVIDDHGKIVDFNQLWQDLFEFDGRERGQAANTVMVTAGGLVFDREPRETFIKLHQGASPLLYADTADGQHHIQISLNPIIRGGAYLGIFCVARDITPLIEKTVEANAMATKAQRHLRELTELSDLSPVVGLSMDQSYPLYLSKIRVLLDSPMVSIYSYQPDQQLLARIATLDQSMGHPASLRLSDIHPIAQAFVKSEVVLAKEPPQIVVPVQYHSKVLGVIIVSGRSNPYGSHDSRLLKLVASRLAVLTENANLYNDVNSRRERWEAVFTFTDEGIVIFDAASRIVGFNPAASELTGFSVNESVGQSFDRIIRAVSVDGGQSSYVTIPMSQVLSDGKTITKSEHLIKTKVGENVWTEISFSPVFDAAGRVTGGVAIIRNAQRDREIEEIKSDFISIVSHELRTPLSAIKGFLSMLLKKDFGDLNDKQFHFLNRVYQSNQRMINLVEDLLDASYIESGKIILSPRPISIEAIISEVVTELASKGFERQIMLRVTRRNRLPLVLADENRLRQILVNLVDNAIKYSMPKSEVIIDFKVQGDELITSVADSGVGVSAAQVDRLFQKFGRVYNPLSVKAGGTGLGLFIVKNLVESHGGRIWVTSREGKGSKFSFSLPIAKQLPLLKS
- the xseA gene encoding exodeoxyribonuclease VII large subunit; the protein is MEVSISVSAFIAILNETLGFAYPAVTIEGEVSGYKVNQGKWAFFDLKDETATLPCFTPVFSLKVPIEDGMSIRVTGSPKLLNWGKFSFTVKEVELAGEGELKRALELLKAKLEAEGLFEPARKRPLPNFPKRIGLVTSAGSAAYADFIKVLGARWGGLDIVLADVTVQGKSAPDSVVAALTHLNQLSDPLDVIVVIRGGGSLEDLAAFSTEPVVRAVAASRTPTIVGVGHEVDVGLADLAADLRAATPTDAARLVVPDRREILAKINHLNQANRLHFNQHLEAMIQLLDRSQLRLERFIDRPRQLLTGLVNQLGRGLQTAQNHMREQRQNVDALSRLLTGYNPTATLARGYAIVRHGQRIIKGPAGLKAGDPLMIQLAKGSLGAKVD
- a CDS encoding methyltransferase domain-containing protein; translated protein: MFAIGGIMGAPYLPTLKPTARAALDLAQLQPGDSLLDLGAGSGELLLAAAKRGINATGIEINPLLWLVAWLRLRPYRGRARIKWGNYWHGAWPKVDCIYIFLIGHQMERFARTLDEAERPLKVLSYTFEIPGLKAAKVARGIYYYELN
- a CDS encoding lysylphosphatidylglycerol synthase transmembrane domain-containing protein; protein product: MTFRRILQWVGLLALASLIFLSRAKIGQVPHLLRGANWYILLLLIPMQVLSYWFNAKYYQSFFAIFGYYLATRPLLERAMALNFVNQAFPSGGIVGASYLSNSLSDQVPPGKTTLSQLLSYGFTVGSFLVVLALGFLLLFLTGQLDQGSVRFMMLLVLGILIFSLVIIVIIADRKKVERVGRAIVGFINRTARAVFRHRGSVISEAQSEHFFDEFYHGYEVLGEQRGHWRLPFLYSLGANVAEVATVYVVFLAFGQALNPGVMVTAYTLANIVSLISPITGGAGVYEATMIGSLVALGVPFDVSFAGVLVYRVLNAIIFLPVGYYYYRKTL